AGGGCGTACCGCAGCGCGTGTAGGCCCACATGCGCTGGCAGGCCCCGCGGCCGCGTGTGCGGCGCCGGAGACACACCCGCCGGCCCGGTCCGGCCGATCAGCACTGAGAGCAGTGCCGTTCCCACGCATAGTGCGATGGCATGCCGCGGGGCCACCAGTTGCGCGGGAACGGTGGCGGTGGCACCGATCGCGAAAAGGAAGAAGAAGGGCCCCGTGGGCCGCAGGTGTAGTGCGTCGGCGACCACTGACCCGGCTGTCGCGAACGCCACCTCAATCACTACCAGCATCCAGGTGCGCGCGTGCAGCGACGAAAGCATCACGCCGAGTGCGACTCCCGTACAGAGCAGGACGCCCGCCTGAGCCTGCTGTCGGATGCGACGCCATCCGGACTCCCCGCGGCCGTAGACGCCGGTGAACGAGCCGAACACGATGTACACCAGCAATTCGGGCCGCCCAACAGCCAGTAGGAGCGCCCCGGGTAGCGCCAGACCGGCTGCCACACGCAGTGCGTGCCAATGATCCTGTCGGTTGGGCCGGGTGCCCGCCCGCGTCCGCGCGGATGAGTCCACGGGTGTTCTCCCAACCTCTGCCGGTGATGATTCGTCCCAGTGTGTGGGTCTGGGCGTATGGCGTCCAAGACACATTGCCGCTGAGTCGATAGGCGGCGCCGATCGCTGGTGGTAGAACGAGTTATGCAGTTCCGGCAGCTTGAGTATTTCGTGGCGCTGGCGCGGGAGCGACACTTCGCGCGGGCGGCATCGGCCTGCTATGTCTCCCAGCCCGCGTTGTCGGAGGCTATCCGCAAACTTGAACACGAACTCGGTGTTCCATTGGTGTTGCGCGGGTCCAACTTCGAGGGCCTGACGCCGGAAGGCGATCGCCTGGTGCTCTGGGCGAGAAGGATTCTCGCGGACCGTGATGCGCTGGAGCATGAAGTGACCGCGCTGCGTAGCGGGCTCACCGGTGAACTGCGGCTTGGCGTGGTGCCCGGTGCCGCCACTCGGGTCGCGCTCATGGCCGACACATTTTGCGCCGAACACCCGCTGGTGAGGGTGCGTATCGAGTCCAGCCTGCGGTCGGCGGAGATCCTGGACCGGATCCGCCGGTTCGAGCTGGATGCAGGCGTGGTCTACGACGATGGGCTGCAGACCGAAGGGCTCGAGCTCACCCGGTTGTATCAGGAGCGCTATGTGTTGGTGGCGGGCGAGGCATTGTTGCGCGATGCCCCGAACCCGATCGATTGGTCCGAGGCACTGAGCTTGCCGATGTGCTTGTTGCACAAAGGGATGCGAGACCGAGACCGAATCGACGAGGCAGCCGCCGAACATGGGCTGACCGTATCGCCTCGTCTGGAGGCCGATTCGGTGGCGACGCTGCTCGCGCTGGTGGGCACCGGACGCTGGGCGGCGATTGTCGCCAGGACCTGGTTCGCCACCGTATCGCCGCCGTTGGGTACCCGGACGGTGGAACTACAGGCGCCCACCCTCGGATCGCCTGTTGCGCTGGTGCGCTCGGCGGGTGAACCCTCGTCACTGCTGGCCCGTGCGCTCGTACAGGCGGCTGTACCGCTCGACCAGCTCTGATCGGCCGCGCCTATCGGGTGGTCGGAACTTGGTCTTGGACACCGCGCCAGCTCTCGCCGGACACTGAGAATGCGTCGACAAGGCGCATCAGATGGCTGAAAAGTATTTTGCATCAAACGAACTGGCGGCCAGAACGACCGCCGTTGAGGAGTGGTCATGGCAAAAGTCTTGTGTGTGCTCTATCCCGACCCGGTGACCGGGTATCCGCCCGTATACGCCCGTGATTCACTACCGGTGATCGACAGCTACCCGGACGGACAGACCCTGCCGTCCCCGTCGGCGATCGACTTCACGCCCGGTGAGCTGCTGGGCTGCGTATCGGGTGAACTCGGGCTGCGTCGCTACCTGGAGGCGCAGGGCCACGAATTGGTGGTCACCTCCGACAAGGACGGACCCGACTCGGTATTCGAGAAGGAACTCCCCGACGCCGATGTTGTCATCTCCCAGCCCTTTTGGCCCGCGTATCTCAGTGCTGAGCGAATTGCCAAGGCGCCCAAGCTCAAGCTGGCGCTGACGGCGGGCATTGGATCGGACCACGTAGACCTGGATGCGGCGATCAAGGCGGGTATCACCGTCGCCGAGGTGACCTACTGCAACAGCATCAGTGTCGCCGAGCATGCCGTCATGCAGATCCTGGCCCTGGTGCGCAATTACCTGCCCTCCCACCAGTGGGTGGTTGACGGCGGCTGGAACATCGCCGACAGCGTCGAGCGCGCCTATGACCTCGAAGGGTTCGATGTCGGCATCATCGCGGCCGGGCGCATCGGGCAGGCGGTGATGCGCAGGCTCAAGCCATTTGACGTGCGGCTGCACTACTTCGACACGCGTCGGCTGCCCGTCGAGGTGGAACAGGAACTGGGGCTGACCTATCACCCGGATGTGCACTCCCTGGTCGGCTCCGTCGACGTCGTCGATGTCCACGCCCCGCTGCATCCGCAGACCTACCATCTGTTCGATGCGAACCTGATCAATTCCATGCGCCGCGGTTCGTACATCGTGAACACCGCGCGTGCCGAGATCATGGTCCGTGATGCGGTGGTGGACGCGCTGCGCAGCGGACAGCTCGCCGGTTACGCGGGTGACGTCTGGTATCCGCAGCCGCCTGCTCCGGATCACCCGTGGCGCACCATGCCGCACGAGGCGATGACGCCGCATGTTTCCGGCACCACGCTGTCGGCGCAGGCGCGCTATGCGGCCGGCACCCGGGAAATTCTCGAAGACTTCTTCGAACGGCGGCCGATCCGCGACGAGTATCTGATCGTCGAGGGCGGGCAGCTGGCCGGGACGGGTGCCCAGTCCTACACCGCGGATGGCTCGGCCAGTCCCGGCGCGGGCACCTGATCGGCAGCGCGCGGTGCGGTGGCTCGGTGTTGGCATGGATCCGTCGGGATCTGGCACCGATTGGCAGTGTCTGGACCGCCGGACGCTGGCAGCATCGCCTTCATGAGCCACAACACAGCACT
The nucleotide sequence above comes from Mycobacteroides saopaulense. Encoded proteins:
- a CDS encoding NAD-dependent formate dehydrogenase — encoded protein: MAKVLCVLYPDPVTGYPPVYARDSLPVIDSYPDGQTLPSPSAIDFTPGELLGCVSGELGLRRYLEAQGHELVVTSDKDGPDSVFEKELPDADVVISQPFWPAYLSAERIAKAPKLKLALTAGIGSDHVDLDAAIKAGITVAEVTYCNSISVAEHAVMQILALVRNYLPSHQWVVDGGWNIADSVERAYDLEGFDVGIIAAGRIGQAVMRRLKPFDVRLHYFDTRRLPVEVEQELGLTYHPDVHSLVGSVDVVDVHAPLHPQTYHLFDANLINSMRRGSYIVNTARAEIMVRDAVVDALRSGQLAGYAGDVWYPQPPAPDHPWRTMPHEAMTPHVSGTTLSAQARYAAGTREILEDFFERRPIRDEYLIVEGGQLAGTGAQSYTADGSASPGAGT
- a CDS encoding LysR family transcriptional regulator, which produces MQFRQLEYFVALARERHFARAASACYVSQPALSEAIRKLEHELGVPLVLRGSNFEGLTPEGDRLVLWARRILADRDALEHEVTALRSGLTGELRLGVVPGAATRVALMADTFCAEHPLVRVRIESSLRSAEILDRIRRFELDAGVVYDDGLQTEGLELTRLYQERYVLVAGEALLRDAPNPIDWSEALSLPMCLLHKGMRDRDRIDEAAAEHGLTVSPRLEADSVATLLALVGTGRWAAIVARTWFATVSPPLGTRTVELQAPTLGSPVALVRSAGEPSSLLARALVQAAVPLDQL